A section of the Deltaproteobacteria bacterium genome encodes:
- the hisF gene encoding imidazole glycerol phosphate synthase subunit HisF, producing MLTKRIIPCLDVKDGRVVKGVQFVDLIDAGDPVEVGAAYDAQGADELCLLDINASHENRATMLDLVARTADRLTIPFSVGGGVRSVADVRALLRSGADKVSVNSAAVVRPDLVRETADQLGSANLIVAVDARRRDSQAPQSGWEVYTHGGRRPTGIDAVEWAARVEALGAGEILLTSMDRDGTRDGYDLELTRAVTRAVSIPVIASGGAGTLEHLREALDDGVAGGGASAVLAASIFHFGTFRVPQAKTYLAARGILVRPITS from the coding sequence GTGCTGACCAAGCGAATCATTCCCTGTCTCGATGTGAAGGACGGCCGCGTCGTGAAGGGCGTGCAGTTCGTCGACCTGATCGACGCCGGGGATCCGGTCGAGGTGGGCGCGGCGTACGACGCGCAGGGAGCGGACGAGCTCTGCCTGCTCGACATCAACGCGTCTCACGAGAACCGCGCGACGATGCTCGACCTGGTCGCGCGCACGGCCGACCGACTCACGATCCCGTTCTCGGTGGGTGGTGGCGTGCGATCTGTCGCGGACGTTCGCGCTCTGCTTCGCTCCGGCGCGGACAAGGTCTCGGTCAACTCCGCGGCCGTCGTCCGTCCCGATCTCGTGCGAGAGACTGCCGATCAGCTAGGCTCGGCGAACCTGATCGTCGCCGTCGACGCTCGCCGCCGCGACTCGCAGGCTCCTCAGTCGGGCTGGGAGGTCTACACACACGGGGGTCGGCGCCCGACCGGGATCGACGCGGTCGAGTGGGCTGCGCGCGTCGAGGCACTCGGCGCGGGCGAGATCCTGCTCACGAGCATGGATCGGGACGGAACGCGCGACGGCTACGACTTGGAACTCACGCGCGCAGTGACTCGCGCTGTCTCGATTCCCGTGATCGCATCCGGCGGAGCCGGAACTCTCGAGCATCTGCGCGAGGCGCTCGATGACGGCGTCGCCGGCGGCGGCGCGTCGGCGGTTCTCGCCGCGAGCATCTTCCACTTCGGAACTTTCCGAGTGCCGCAGGCCAAGACCTACCTGGCCGCGCGCGGGATATTGGTCCGACCAATCACGTCGTGA
- the hisA gene encoding 1-(5-phosphoribosyl)-5-[(5-phosphoribosylamino)methylideneamino]imidazole-4-carboxamide isomerase, with translation MELIPSIDLRGGRVVRLEQGDYDRETRYDFDPVEVARGFEVAGARRVHVVDLDGARDGRAGNDAEIRKILAACPRLSVQVGGGMRTRERVKEVLSAGAARVVIGTAALEQPELLMELATLFPDRIILGLDAREGRVAVRGWREIRAETVEQVLERFAKLPLAAVLHTDIGRDGLLGGPNVEATAALARRSPFPVLASGGVGSIEDLERLARARVISGAIVGKAIYSGAIRVEDAIARLRAC, from the coding sequence GTGGAGCTGATCCCGTCCATCGACCTGCGAGGCGGCCGCGTCGTCAGGCTGGAGCAGGGGGATTACGACCGCGAGACCCGCTACGACTTCGATCCGGTCGAGGTCGCCCGCGGCTTCGAGGTTGCCGGGGCCCGACGCGTCCACGTCGTCGATCTCGACGGAGCTCGCGACGGTCGCGCCGGGAATGACGCGGAGATTCGCAAGATTCTCGCGGCCTGCCCGCGGCTTTCGGTGCAAGTCGGCGGTGGGATGCGAACCCGCGAGCGAGTCAAGGAGGTCCTTTCGGCCGGCGCAGCGCGCGTCGTGATCGGCACGGCCGCGCTCGAGCAGCCGGAGCTGCTGATGGAGCTTGCGACCCTGTTCCCGGACCGGATCATCCTCGGCCTGGACGCGCGCGAAGGCCGGGTCGCCGTGCGCGGCTGGCGCGAGATCCGCGCCGAGACGGTCGAGCAGGTGCTGGAGCGCTTCGCGAAGCTTCCCCTCGCGGCGGTTCTGCACACGGACATCGGCCGCGACGGCCTGCTCGGCGGGCCGAACGTCGAGGCCACCGCCGCGCTCGCGCGCCGCTCGCCCTTTCCGGTGCTGGCCTCCGGCGGCGTGGGGTCGATCGAGGACCTTGAGCGGCTGGCTCGCGCGCGCGTGATTTCCGGGGCGATCGTGGGCAAGGCGATCTACTCGGGCGCGATCCGCGTCGAGGATGCGATCGCGAGGCTCCGGGCGTGCTGA
- the hisD gene encoding histidinol dehydrogenase, with product MIERVATGDAGFAARFAALERRRSVERAELQDRVAAIVDDVRRRGDDAVLDAIERFDGYRLRPEELVVAEAELEASATQLPRDDHEALELAAERVRRFHSLHVPESWTSRAPDERLGQIVRPIARVGLYVPAGAAPLASTTLMLGIPAEVAGVPERQMCSPGKQLHPAVAAAARLARVTRVCRVGGAHAIAALAFGTERIHRVDKIVGPGTAHTQEAKRQVFGQVAIDSEAGPSEVFIVADSAARADFVAADLLAQAEHDPLASVVLATPSAELAAAVSAEISRQLPMLSRESTARRSLGDRSLLIVTRDLVEACELANRYGAEHLQLCVADPDACLARIDCAGAIFLGGFSPVPIGDYAAGPSHVLPTGGTARFFSVVGVEDFQRRISLIDLGEAAFRRIAPAATRLARLEGLDGHSRALEIRLESRPPGLDRKP from the coding sequence GTGATCGAGCGCGTCGCGACGGGTGACGCGGGCTTCGCAGCGCGCTTCGCCGCGCTTGAGCGGCGGCGCTCGGTCGAGCGCGCCGAGCTTCAGGATCGGGTCGCGGCGATCGTGGACGACGTGCGCCGTCGCGGGGATGACGCGGTTCTCGACGCGATCGAGCGGTTCGACGGCTACCGCCTTCGACCTGAAGAGCTCGTGGTCGCAGAGGCCGAGCTCGAGGCCAGCGCAACCCAGCTGCCGCGAGACGATCACGAGGCGCTCGAGCTCGCGGCGGAGCGGGTGCGCCGGTTCCACAGCCTCCACGTACCGGAAAGCTGGACGAGTCGGGCGCCGGACGAACGGCTGGGCCAGATCGTCCGGCCGATCGCCCGCGTCGGCCTCTACGTTCCGGCCGGCGCGGCGCCGCTCGCCTCGACCACGCTGATGCTCGGGATTCCCGCAGAAGTCGCGGGCGTTCCGGAACGGCAGATGTGCAGCCCCGGAAAGCAGCTCCACCCGGCGGTCGCGGCGGCCGCGCGGCTGGCCCGCGTGACGCGCGTCTGCCGCGTCGGCGGCGCACACGCGATCGCGGCGCTGGCCTTCGGCACCGAGCGAATCCACCGCGTCGACAAGATCGTCGGACCCGGGACCGCCCATACCCAAGAGGCGAAGCGCCAGGTCTTCGGACAGGTCGCCATCGATTCCGAGGCGGGCCCGAGCGAGGTCTTCATCGTCGCCGACTCGGCGGCGCGCGCGGATTTCGTCGCTGCCGACCTGCTCGCGCAGGCGGAGCACGATCCGCTCGCGAGCGTCGTGCTGGCCACGCCGAGCGCCGAGCTCGCCGCCGCCGTCTCGGCGGAGATCTCTCGGCAGCTTCCCATGCTCTCGCGCGAGAGCACGGCGCGCAGGTCGCTCGGCGATCGCAGCCTGCTGATCGTGACGCGCGATCTGGTCGAGGCCTGCGAGCTCGCCAATCGCTACGGAGCGGAGCACCTGCAGCTCTGCGTGGCCGATCCGGACGCCTGTCTTGCGAGAATCGACTGTGCGGGCGCGATCTTCCTGGGCGGCTTCAGCCCGGTCCCGATCGGCGACTACGCCGCGGGCCCGAGCCACGTCCTGCCCACCGGCGGAACCGCGCGCTTCTTCTCGGTCGTCGGCGTCGAGGATTTCCAGCGCCGGATCAGCCTGATCGACCTGGGCGAGGCGGCCTTCCGGCGCATCGCGCCGGCTGCAACCCGGCTCGCGCGCCTCGAGGGCCTGGACGGGCACTCGCGCGCGCTCGAGATCCGGCTGGAGAGCCGGCCGCCCGGGCTGGACCGCAAGCCCTAG
- a CDS encoding 30S ribosomal protein S21 translates to MPGVKLKENESFESALKRFKKQCEKAGLMYELRKREHYEKPSVRNKKKTLAARKRALKKLKAQV, encoded by the coding sequence TTGCCTGGTGTGAAGCTGAAGGAGAACGAGTCCTTCGAGAGCGCTCTCAAGCGCTTCAAGAAGCAGTGCGAGAAGGCCGGGCTGATGTACGAGCTTCGCAAGCGCGAGCACTACGAGAAGCCGAGCGTCCGCAACAAGAAGAAGACGCTCGCCGCCCGGAAGCGAGCGCTGAAGAAGCTCAAGGCGCAAGTTTAG
- the hisH gene encoding imidazole glycerol phosphate synthase subunit HisH has product MSAAGEEVVIVDYGMGNLRSVSRAFERIGARPRVTDSGSHLRAARRVVLPGVGSVSQAMAALRKGGLDDAIRAHVAAGRPFLGICLGLQVLLEEAEEGGIGPCIGVIPGRVARFPESRELPIPHMGWNQVKPVVDHPVIAEGYFYFVHGYRATNVPDEFCLARTDYGESFASAIGRGSCVGVQFHPEKSQRAGLELLERFCAWMP; this is encoded by the coding sequence ATGAGCGCAGCCGGCGAAGAGGTCGTGATCGTCGACTACGGGATGGGAAATCTGCGCAGCGTCTCCCGCGCGTTCGAGCGGATCGGCGCGCGCCCGCGCGTCACCGACTCGGGGAGCCACCTGCGCGCGGCGCGGCGCGTGGTGCTCCCCGGCGTGGGTTCGGTGAGCCAGGCGATGGCCGCGCTGCGGAAGGGGGGCCTCGATGACGCGATTCGCGCGCACGTTGCTGCCGGCCGACCGTTTCTGGGCATCTGCCTCGGGCTGCAGGTCCTGCTCGAAGAGGCGGAGGAAGGCGGAATCGGCCCCTGCATCGGCGTCATTCCAGGCCGAGTCGCACGCTTCCCGGAGTCCCGCGAGCTTCCCATACCTCACATGGGCTGGAACCAGGTGAAGCCGGTGGTCGATCACCCGGTGATCGCGGAGGGGTACTTCTACTTCGTGCACGGCTATCGCGCGACGAACGTTCCCGACGAGTTCTGTCTGGCGCGAACCGACTACGGTGAGAGCTTCGCCTCGGCGATCGGGCGCGGAAGCTGCGTCGGAGTGCAGTTTCACCCCGAGAAGAGCCAGCGAGCGGGCCTCGAGCTACTCGAGAGATTCTGCGCGTGGATGCCGTGA
- the hisB gene encoding imidazoleglycerol-phosphate dehydratase HisB yields the protein MKRETTVARKTRETEITIELRLDGSGEAQIETGMPFFDHLLDSFARHGLFDLQVRAKGDLQVDQHHTVEDVGIVLGQALRRAIGDGAGLRRFGSARIPMADACVQVDLDLSNRPYLVYRVELARDWVADFDAALVEDFLYAFSSNGGIDLHVERSYGHNVHHVIEAIFKGLGRALDQATTPDPRIRGALSTKGSL from the coding sequence ATGAAGCGCGAGACCACGGTCGCTCGCAAGACGCGCGAGACGGAGATCACGATCGAACTTCGCCTCGACGGAAGCGGCGAGGCGCAGATCGAGACGGGCATGCCCTTCTTCGACCACCTGCTCGACTCGTTCGCGCGGCACGGCCTCTTCGACCTGCAAGTGCGCGCCAAGGGCGACCTGCAGGTCGACCAACACCACACGGTCGAGGACGTGGGAATCGTGCTCGGACAGGCGCTGCGCCGCGCGATCGGCGACGGAGCCGGCCTGCGTCGCTTCGGCTCGGCCCGGATTCCGATGGCCGATGCCTGCGTTCAGGTCGATCTCGACCTGTCGAACCGGCCCTACCTCGTGTACCGCGTGGAACTCGCGCGCGACTGGGTCGCGGACTTCGACGCGGCGCTGGTCGAGGACTTCCTGTACGCGTTCAGCAGCAACGGCGGCATCGACCTGCACGTCGAGCGGAGCTACGGCCACAACGTGCACCACGTGATCGAGGCCATCTTCAAGGGGCTCGGGCGCGCGCTCGACCAGGCCACCACGCCCGACCCGCGCATCCGCGGCGCGCTCTCCACCAAGGGCTCGCTATGA